Proteins co-encoded in one Malus sylvestris chromosome 7, drMalSylv7.2, whole genome shotgun sequence genomic window:
- the LOC126628649 gene encoding uncharacterized protein LOC126628649: MDHHQNPSKLDGSRQIRGIQAYSKLSEVLRKLGDIRLKDLDVGIVGFKVGRILGFCSVRRIPMTTASRDATGVTTRRLISSKLAVGGSRGLFRLSDRPSTCRTHLRVMYFILVLLDCS, encoded by the exons AtggaccaccaccaaaacccttCAAAACTTGACGGATCGAGGCAAATAAG gggaATTCAAGCTTATAgcaagcttagtgaggtcctaaggaagctcggggacattcgtttgaaggatttggacgtcgggatcgtgggTTTCAAAGTTGGCCGAATTCTTGGATTTTGCTCG gtgagacgtatccCGATGACGAccgcatccagggacgccacgggggttacgacccgtcgacttatca gttctaaattagcggttggtggctctcgaggtcttttCCGGCTTTCTGACAGACCTtcgacatgtaggactcacttgagggtgatgtattttattttagtcctacttgactgcagttaa
- the LOC126628648 gene encoding phospholipase D gamma 1-like, protein MDNNGGSSPYPYPYQNSYPYPHHPHPNQYPPPPDQYPPAPYPYPPYNSQYPYPYPYPPSPSSPSPHSVSGPLDYNQPPYPYPYPPARPISHSGPLPSIQQHSSFNYGSQYPYQQQSGAYPPPESPHHVPLRPSRFSNHQRHDSCPIGIGTGSFHENVSEPMPPHSSAYPPLDQLMSNVHLSENQSPEPTAPPSPSVPHLTHSTPSSARYDKQGELYAYPNNSFSSSWDTSYSGQIESAAHSSYSHSSSFNGSQHSGSLQIIPLQNKGSLKVLLLHGNLDIWVYEARNLPNMDMFHKTLGDMFLKLPGSASSKTDGQSSRKITSDPYVSISVSNAVVGRTYVISNSEFPVWTQHFNVPVAHYAAEVHFVVKDSDLVGSQLIGVVAIPVEQIYTGARVEGIYPILNSSGKQCKAGAVLRLSIQYIPIEQLSVYHNGVGAGPDYFGVPGTYFPLRTGGKVTLYQDAHVPDGMLPNLMLDGGMPYVHGKCWHDIFDAIRQAQRLIYIAGWSVWQNVRLVRDVGGASNCTIGDLLRSKSQEGVRVLLLVWDDPTSRSILGYKTDGIMQTHDEELRRFFKHSSVQVLLCPRTAGKRHSWVKQREVGTIYTHHQKTVIVDADAGNNRRKIMAFVGGLDLCDGRYDTPDHPIFRTLQTVHKDDYHNPTYTGSTAGCPREPWHDMHSRLDGPAAYDVLTNFEERWLKASKPHGMKKLKKSAYGDSLLRLERIPDIVGASHAASTSDNDPETWHVQIFRSIDSNSVKGFPKDPKEATSKNLVCGKNVLIDMSIHTAYVKAIRAAQHFIYIENQYFIGSSYNWSAHKDLGANNLIPMEIALKIASKIRANERFAAYIIIPMWPEGVPTGAATQRILFWQHKTMQMMYETIYKALVEVGLEGAFSPQDYLNFFCLGNREAIDGNDTSFSGSPTAANTPQALSQKSRRFMIYVHSKGMIIDDEYVIVGSANINQRSMEGTRDTEIAMGSYQPHHTWARKNASPHGRIYGYRMSLWAEHTGTIEDCFTQPQSLECVRRIRSMGEMNWKQFASDDVTEMRGHLLKYPVEVDRKGKVTSLPGSENFPDVGGNITGSFLAIQENLTI, encoded by the exons ATGGATAATAATGGTGGTTCATCACCATACCCATACCCATATCAGAATTCCTATCCATACCCTCATCACCCTCATCCTAATCAATACCCTCCACCTCCGGATCAATACCCACCTGCCCCATATCCATACCCACCATACAATTCTCAGTATCCTTACCCGTACCCGTACCCTCCATCGCCTTCCTCACCGTCCCCCCATTCAGTTTCAGGCCCTTTAGATTACAACCAACCTCCCTATCCGTATCCTTACCCCCCGGCTCGTCCGATTTCCCATAGTGGTCCTCTGCCTAGCATTCAGCAGCACAGCAGTTTCAATTATGGTTCACAGTACCCTTACCAACAACAGTCTGGGGCTTACCCACCTCCCGAAAGCCCCCATCATGTCCCTTTGCGCCCCAGTAGGTTCTCGAATCATCAGCGGCATGATAGCTGTCCCATTGGAATTGGGACGGGTTCATTTCATGAGAATGTTTCAGAACCTATGCCTCCTCACTCTTCTGCTTATCCGCCCTTGGATCAGCTTATGAGTAATGTGCATTTGTCTGAAAATCAATCACCTGAGCCCACAGCACCCCCATCACCTTCGGTGCCACACTTGACTCATTCAACTCCGAGTAGTGCAAGGTATGATAAGCAAGGGGAGCTCTATGCGTATCCTAATAACTCATTTTCAAGTAGTTGGGATACGTCTTATTCGGGTCAGATTGAATCAGCGGCTCATTCTTCTTATTCACATTCAAGCTCATTTAATGGGTCACAGCATAGCGGTAGTTTGCAGATTATTCCATTGCAGAATAAAGGGTCCTTGAAGGTTCTGCTTCTACATGGAAATTTAGACATTTGGGTATATGAAGCCAGAAACCTTCCAAATATGGACATGTTCCACAAGACTTTGGGGGATATGTTTTTGAAGTTACCAGGGAGTGCAAGCAGCAAAACCGATGGCCAATCGAGTCGTAAGATTACTAGTGATCCATATGTTTCAATCTCAGTTTCAAATGCTGTAGTTGGGAGGACATATGTGATAAGCAATTCTGAATTTCCTGTTTGGACGCAACATTTCAATGTTCCAGTAGCACATTACGCTGCTGAAGTGCACTTTGTTGTTAAAGATAGTGATCTTGTGGGGTCCCAGCTTATTGGGGTTGTGGCAATTCCAGTAGAACAGATATATACGGGAGCAAGAGTTGAGGGAATTTATCCAATCTTGAATTCGAGTGGGAAGCAATGTAAAGCCGGAGCTGTCCTAAGACTTTCAATTCAGTACATTCCAATTGAGCAATTGAGCGTTTACCATAATGGAGTTGGGGCGGGCCCTGATTATTTTGGGGTTCCTGGCACATATTTTCCTCTTAGGACAGGTGGAAAAGTAACTCTTTATCAAGATGCCCATGTCCCAGATGGGATGCTTCCAAACTTGATGTTAGATGGTGGGATGCCATATGTGCATGGGAAGTGTTGGCATGATATTTTTGATGCAATACGTCAGGCCCAGCGTTTAATTTACATTGCTGGTTGGTCAGTTTGGCAGAATGTTAGACTAGTTCGGGATGTTGGTGGTGCATCAAATTGCACCATAGGGGATCTTCTGAGGTCCAAGTCCCAAGAAGGAGTGAGAGTGCTGTTGCTTGTTTGGGATGACCCTACTTCAAGGAGCATTTTGGGTTATAAAACA GATGGAATCATGCAAACCCATGATGAAGAACTTCGCCGCTTTTTCAAGCATTCTTCAGTGCAAGTATTACTTTGCCCTCGCACTGCTGGAAAAAGACATAGCTGGGTCAAGCAAAGG GAAGTTGGAACGATCTATACACACCATCAGAAAACTGTAATAGTGGACGCTGATGCTGGCAATAATAGGAGGAAAATCATGGCCTTTGTTGGAGGACTTGATTTATGTGATGGTCGGTATGATACGCCGGATCACCCTATATTTAGGACATTACAAACAGTGCATAAAGATGACTATCACAATCCTACATACACG GGCAGCACTGCTGGTTGTCCAAGAGAACCATGGCATGACATGCACTCTAGACTTGATGGTCCAGCGGCATATGATGTACTGACCAACTTTGAAGAGCGCTGGTTAAAGGCTTCAAAACCACATGGGatgaaaaaactaaaaaaaagtgCATATGGTGATTCTTTGCTCAGGTTGGAAAGGATTCCAGACATAGTTGGAGCGTCCCATGCTGCTTCCACTAGTGACAACGATCCTGAAACTTGGCATGTTCAG ATTTTCCGTTCAATTGACTCAAATTCTGTTAAAGGTTTCCCAAAGGATCCAAAAGAAGCAACAAGCAAG AACCTGGTGTGCGGAAAAAATGTGCTCATTGACATGAGCATACACACAGCATATGTGAAGGCAATCCGCGCTGCCCAGCATTTCATTTATATAGAGAATCAATATTTCATTGGGTCCTCATACAATTGGAGTGCGCATAAAGACTTAG GTGCTAACAATTTGATCCCAATGGAAATTGCCCTTAAGATTGCTAGTAAAATCAGAGCAAATGAGAGATTTGCTGCATATATCATCATTCCAATGTGGCCAGAGGGTGTTCCAACGGGTGCAGCAACACAAAGAATTCTGTTTTGGCAG CACAAGACAATGCAAATGATGTACGAGACAATTTACAAGGCTTTAGTGGAAGTTGGGCTGGAGGGTGCATTCTCCCCCCAAGACTATTTAAACTTCTTCTGTCTTGGCAATCGTGAGGCCATAGATGGAAATGATACATCATTCTCTGGAAGTCCTACTGCAGCCAACACTCCTCAG GCGCTTAGTCAAAAGAGCAGGCGATTTATGATTTATGTTCATTCGAAAGGCATGATAATTGATGACGAGTATGTAATAGTGGGTTCGGCGAACATCAATCAGCGCTCTATGGAAGGGACAAGAGACACCGAAATTGCAATGGGGTCCTATCAACCTCATCATACCTGGGCAAGAAAAAATGCTAGTCCTCATGGACGG ATATATGGATACAGAATGTCACTATGGGCAGAGCACACCGGAACCATTGAGGACTGCTTCACACAACCGCAGAGTCTTGAATGCGTAAGGAGAATAAGATCAATGGGTGAGATGAACTGGAAACAATTTGCTTCCGATGATGTGACGGAGATGCGGGGTCATCTGTTGAAGTATCCAGTTGAAGTTGATCGGAAAGGCAAAGTGACATCCCTTCCTGGAAGCGAGAATTTCCCAGATGTGGGAGGAAATATAACCGGTTCGTTCCTTGCAATCCAAGAAAACCTGACAATTTGA